In the Dama dama isolate Ldn47 chromosome 13, ASM3311817v1, whole genome shotgun sequence genome, one interval contains:
- the MTMR10 gene encoding myotubularin-related protein 10, whose product MFSLKPPRPTFRSYLLPPPQTDDKINSEPKIKKLEPVLLPGEIVVNEVNFVRKCIASDTSQYDLWGKLICSNFKISFITDDPMPLQKFHYRNLLLGEHDVPLTCIEQIVTLNDHKRKQKVLGPNQKLKFNPTELIIYCKDFRIVRFRFDESGPESAKKVCLAIAHYSQPTDLQLLFAFEYVGKKYHNSASKANGAPLGAGGGSSQKTPLFETYSDWDREVKRTSASGWRVCSINEGYMISTCLPEYFVVPSSLADQDLKVFSHSFVGRRMPFWCWSHSNGSALVRTALIRDMLQQRKIEQRIYNAITKSHPQRSDIYKSDLDKTLPNIQDIQVAFVKLKQLCVNEPFEETEEKWLSSLENTRWLEYVRAFLKHAAELVYVLESKRLSVVLQEEEGRDLSCIIASLVQVMLDPYFRTITGFQSLIQKEWVMAGYPFLDRCNHLKRSEKEAPVFLLFLDTTWQLLEQCPAAFEFSETYLAVLHDSTRVALFGTFLFNSPHQRVQQSTEFAISKNIQLGDEKGLKFPSVWDWSLQFTPKDRTLFHNPFYIGKSTPCVQNGSVKSFKRTKKSYSSTLRGMPASLKNGIISEQELRPRRNSLILQVKPAPLEPRDSQDWGVEQFFQERASRPADLHGTILPRLSGAHIKLWKLCYFRWVPEAQIQHGGFITAFHKLSLLADEVDVLSRALRQPRGGPTPAPGPEQAPSRLYFHAGGPHDAAGTPDFLSSSFPFSPVGNLCRRSISGTPLSKFLSGAKIWLSTETLANED is encoded by the exons GAGAAATTGTTGTAAATGAAGTCAATTTTGTGAGAAAATGCATCGCATCGGACACAAGCCAATATGATTTGTGGGGGAAACTGATATGCAGTAACTTCAAAATTTCCTTCATTACGGATGATCCAATGCCATTACAG aaattccATTACAGAAACCTTCTACTTGGCGAACATGATGTGCCTTTAACATGTATTGAGCAAATAGTCACAC taaatGACCATAAGAGGAAGCAGAAAGTCCTGGGTCCAAACCAGAAGCTGAAATTTAATCCAACAGAGTTAATTATTTACTGTAAAGATTTCAGAATTGTCAGATTTCGCTTTGATGAATCCGGTCCTGAAAGCGCCAAAAAG GTATGCCTTGCAATAGCTCATTATTCCCAGCCAACAGACCTCCAGCTACTCTTTGCATTTGAATATGTTGGGAAAAAATACCACAATTCag CCAGCAAAGCTAATGGAGCACCCTTGGGAGCTGGGGGTGGCAGCAGCCAGAAGACGCCACTGTTCGAGACGTACTCAGACTGGGACAGGGAGGTGAAGAGGACAAGCGCCTCGGGCTGGAGGGTCTGCTCCATCAACGAGGGCTACATGATTTCCACGTG CCTCCCAGAGTACTTCGTGGTGCCGAGCTCGCTAGCAGATCAAGACCTGAAGGTCTTCTCCCATTCTTTTGTTGGAAGACGGATGCCA TTCTGGTGCTGGAGCCACTCGAACGGCAGTGCCCTCGTGCGCACGGCCCTCATAAGAGACATGCTGCAGCAGAGGAAGATCGAGCAGAG GATTTATAATGCAATAACTAAAAGTCATCCACAGAGAAGTGATATCTACAAGTCAGATTTGGACAAGACCTTACCCAACATCCAAGATATTCAGGTGGCTTTTGTAAAACTTAAACAACTGTGTGTTAATG AACCGtttgaagaaactgaagagaaatgGCTATCTTCACTGGAGAATACACGGTGGTTGGAGTATGTAAG GGCATTTCTTAAACATGCAGCAGAACTCGTGTACGTGCTAGAGAGCAAGCGTCTGTCTGTAGTGCTGCAAG aggaagagggaagagacCTGAGCTGCATCATAGCTTCTCTGGTCCAAGTGATGCTGGACCCCTATTTCAGGACCATCACTGGGTTTCAGAGTCTGATACAGAAAGAGTGGGTCATGGCCGGATATCCGTTCCTGGACAGATGCAACCACCTGAAGAGATCGGAGAAGGAG GCTCCCGTGTTCCTGCTCTTCCTGGACACCACGTGGCAGCTGCTGGAGCAGTGCCCAGCGGCCTTCGAGTTCTCTGAGACTTACCTGGCGGTGCTGCATGACAGCACCCGTGTGGCCCTGTTCGGCACCTTCTTGTTCAACTCTCCACACCAGCGTGTGCAGCAGAGCACG gAATTTGCTATAAGCAAAAACATCCAGCTGGGTGATGAGAAGGGTTTAAAATTCCCCTCCGTTTGGGACTGGTCTCTCCAGTTTACACCAAAGGATCGCACCCTTTTCCACAACCCCTTCTACATTGGAAAGAGCACGCCTTGTGTGCAGAATGGTTCTGTGAAGTCCTTTAAAAGGACAAAG AAAAGCTACAGCTCCACACTGAGAGGAATGCCAGCCTCCTTAAAGAACGGCATCATCAGTGAGCAGGAGTTACGGCCAAGGAGAAACTCACTAATCCTGCAGGTGAAGCCAGCGCCTCTGGAGCCGAGGGACAGCCAGGACTGGGGTGTGGAGCAGTTCTTCCAAGAACGGGCCTCCAGGCCAGCCGACCTGCACGGGACCATCCTGCCACGTCTCTCAGGGGCACACATCAAGCTGTGGAAACTCTGCTATTTCCGCTGGGTCCCTGAGGCCCAGATCCAGCACGGGGGCTTCATTACAGCCTTCCACAAGCTCTCACTGCTGGCCGATGAGGTGGACGTTTTGAGCAGGGCGCTGCGACAGCCCCGGGGTGGCCCCACGCCAGCCCCTGGCCCCGAGCAGGCCCCAAGCAGGCTGTACTTCCACGCTGGCGGCCCACATGATGCCGCAGGCACGCCGGACTTCCTCTCgtcctccttccccttctccccagTGGGCAATCTGTGCAGGCGGAGCATTTCGGGGACACCGCTGAGCAAGTTTCTCAGTGGGGCCAAGATATGGCTGTCCACTGAGACACTCGCCAATGAAGACTGA